In Anaerolineales bacterium, one DNA window encodes the following:
- the selA gene encoding L-seryl-tRNA(Sec) selenium transferase — translation MMTILRNIPSVERILQTEAAVHLIARFGRPLMLDAIRTTLEEVRERFNHDPKPALPSLDLIITRAESILTTWTASTLIPVVNATGVILHTNLGRAPLSTATIRAMDVISRGYSNLEFDLGSGKRGSRLLHAESLLQKLTGAEAALVVNNCASAVLLVLSALANKKRAVIARSQLVEIGGGFRVPDVMKQSGAKLVEVGTTNKIHLSDYQEALTESTGLVMRAHRSNFKLVGFTEEPELNDIANIAHKAGVPVVDDLGSGALYDTVKYGLAHEPTVRESMQAGADVILFSGDKLLGGPQAGIIIGKKPLLDKVKRHPLARAVRADKACLAGLSATLLHYLKDEAEREVPILRMMSLTLKQVQGRAEAWRAELEQGAVVKGESTVGGGSLPGESIPTFLLELNVKSAEKFLHALRKNNPPIIARTENDKVLLDPRTVLPEQEGALLVGLKNLLKKESI, via the coding sequence ATGATGACGATACTTCGTAACATCCCCTCTGTGGAACGAATCCTGCAAACAGAAGCCGCTGTACATCTCATTGCGAGATTCGGAAGGCCTTTGATGCTGGATGCGATTCGAACCACATTGGAGGAAGTCCGCGAGCGCTTCAATCATGACCCGAAACCTGCCCTGCCCTCCTTGGATCTGATCATCACCCGGGCAGAATCCATCCTCACCACGTGGACAGCCTCGACTCTCATCCCGGTTGTCAACGCAACAGGGGTCATCCTGCACACAAATTTGGGGCGCGCGCCGCTGAGCACTGCAACCATCCGCGCCATGGATGTTATCTCGCGCGGATATTCCAACCTTGAATTCGATCTTGGGTCAGGCAAGCGCGGCTCACGGCTGCTGCATGCCGAATCGCTTCTGCAAAAATTAACGGGTGCGGAAGCGGCACTGGTTGTTAATAACTGCGCTTCAGCGGTTTTGCTTGTTCTTTCGGCGCTTGCAAATAAAAAACGCGCGGTCATTGCCCGCTCGCAACTGGTCGAGATCGGCGGCGGCTTCCGCGTGCCGGATGTGATGAAACAATCAGGCGCAAAGCTGGTGGAGGTGGGTACAACCAATAAAATCCACCTTTCGGATTATCAAGAAGCACTGACCGAATCGACGGGACTCGTCATGCGCGCGCATCGTTCCAATTTTAAGCTGGTCGGCTTCACCGAAGAACCTGAACTCAACGATATCGCGAATATTGCGCACAAGGCAGGTGTTCCTGTTGTGGATGACCTCGGTTCCGGTGCATTGTACGATACGGTAAAATATGGTCTCGCCCACGAACCGACGGTGCGGGAGTCCATGCAGGCCGGCGCGGATGTGATCCTGTTTTCGGGCGATAAACTGCTGGGGGGGCCACAAGCGGGCATTATCATCGGAAAAAAGCCTTTATTGGATAAAGTTAAAAGACATCCCCTCGCGAGAGCCGTCCGTGCGGACAAGGCGTGCCTTGCCGGCCTATCTGCCACATTGCTGCACTACCTTAAGGATGAAGCGGAGCGGGAAGTGCCCATTTTGAGGATGATGTCCCTGACATTGAAGCAGGTTCAAGGACGGGCCGAAGCGTGGCGGGCGGAGTTGGAACAAGGCGCGGTGGTGAAAGGCGAATCCACAGTGGGCGGCGGTTCGCTGCCCGGTGAATCCATCCCGACCTTTTTGCTTGAGTTGAACGTCAAATCCGCCGAAAAATTCCTGCATGCCTTGCGGAAGAATAACCCGCCCATCATCGCCCGCACAGAAAATGACAAGGTCCTGCTCGACCCGCGCACGGTATTGCCGGAACAGGAAGGCGCACTGCTGGTCGGGCTGAAAAATCTATTGAAGAAGGAAAGCATATGA
- a CDS encoding M24 family metallopeptidase, protein MKSDLDALMHSRDLDAIVVFGNAEHNPPMYYLTGGGHVSHATIIKRRGEQAVYFHNDMERDEAAKSGLKLIPYSTYDYEALLKKADGDLLLAGALRSQMMFAEVGVTRGRAGVYGNYDLSAVFGQLNHLQKLLPEIEFVGEPREDSIFMRAMETKDEDEVARIRKMGRVTVSVVDRVREYLTSCDVRNDEVLLKEDGTPLSVGDVHSRIRLWVSEHGAELPSGFIFAIGRDAGVPHSAGNPADLMKLGQTIVFDIYPAEAGGGYYYDFTRTWSLGYATPQAQELYEQVRDIYDKLMDNFDLNTPFKHYHKMTCEYFESKGHQTPLNTKAPVEGYVHSLGHGVGLNIHERPFSSLTSGDDQRLVPGAVITSEPGLYYPERGMGFRIEDTLWINPAGTLEKLADYPYDFVLPMKKWKK, encoded by the coding sequence ATGAAATCAGACTTGGACGCCCTCATGCACTCCCGCGATCTGGATGCGATCGTCGTATTTGGGAATGCCGAACACAACCCGCCCATGTATTATCTGACGGGCGGTGGACATGTCAGCCACGCCACGATCATAAAAAGGCGCGGCGAGCAGGCGGTGTATTTCCACAATGACATGGAACGCGATGAAGCCGCCAAAAGCGGATTGAAACTGATCCCCTACAGTACATATGACTACGAAGCGCTTTTGAAAAAAGCGGATGGCGATCTCTTACTGGCCGGCGCCCTGCGCAGCCAGATGATGTTTGCGGAAGTGGGTGTGACAAGGGGACGCGCAGGAGTGTACGGCAATTATGATTTAAGTGCGGTGTTTGGACAATTAAATCATTTGCAAAAACTGCTGCCTGAAATTGAATTCGTGGGCGAGCCTCGCGAAGATTCGATCTTTATGCGCGCAATGGAAACCAAGGACGAAGATGAGGTGGCACGCATCCGTAAAATGGGCAGGGTGACAGTCAGCGTCGTGGATAGGGTCCGCGAGTATCTCACTTCCTGTGATGTGCGTAACGATGAGGTCTTGCTGAAGGAGGACGGAACACCGTTAAGCGTGGGAGACGTACATTCCAGGATCCGTTTATGGGTTTCGGAACACGGCGCGGAACTGCCTTCCGGTTTCATCTTTGCCATCGGACGCGATGCAGGCGTGCCCCATTCCGCGGGCAACCCGGCAGACTTGATGAAACTCGGTCAGACCATTGTCTTCGATATCTATCCGGCTGAGGCCGGCGGCGGCTATTATTACGACTTCACGCGTACCTGGAGCCTGGGCTATGCCACGCCGCAAGCGCAGGAACTCTATGAGCAGGTCAGGGATATTTATGACAAATTGATGGATAATTTCGATTTGAATACACCCTTCAAACATTATCATAAAATGACCTGCGAATATTTTGAATCCAAAGGCCACCAGACTCCCCTCAATACCAAGGCGCCGGTGGAGGGATACGTCCACAGCCTGGGGCATGGCGTGGGGCTGAATATCCATGAGCGGCCGTTCAGCAGCTTAACTTCCGGAGACGACCAGCGGCTTGTGCCGGGCGCGGTCATCACCTCGGAGCCGGGTCTGTACTATCCTGAAAGAGGGATGGGCTTTCGTATCGAGGATACGCTTTGGATCAATCCTGCGGGAACGCTTGAAAAACTTGCGGATTATCCGTACGATTTTGTTCTGCCGATGAAGAAGTGGAAGAAATAG
- a CDS encoding AAA family ATPase — protein MESEADEFPFTVPVIRSLSKLKFTAPVTFFVGENGSGKSTIMEAIACAVESITVGSESVKTDKTLALIRRLAKYFKLTWTKRTRKGFFMRAEDFFGYARSMRETREDLEGEYNNVESEYKGRSKYAADLARSAYAGQLSAMQNRYGKDLDNYSHGEAFLTLFQARFVPGGLYLMDEPEAALSPTRQLSFLSALKQMIAEDSQFIIATHSPILLAFPNAQVLLFQDGAIREVKYNELEHVNLTRDFLANPESFLMHL, from the coding sequence TTGGAAAGCGAAGCAGATGAATTCCCGTTCACTGTTCCTGTCATCCGCTCCCTTTCCAAGCTCAAATTTACCGCGCCTGTGACATTTTTTGTTGGAGAGAACGGGTCGGGTAAATCCACAATCATGGAGGCTATTGCCTGCGCAGTAGAGTCCATCACGGTGGGCAGTGAAAGCGTGAAAACAGACAAGACCCTTGCGCTCATCCGCAGGCTGGCTAAATATTTCAAGTTGACATGGACGAAACGCACTCGCAAGGGATTTTTCATGCGCGCCGAGGATTTCTTCGGCTATGCCCGATCCATGCGCGAAACGCGGGAGGACCTGGAGGGGGAATACAACAATGTGGAAAGCGAGTACAAGGGACGCTCGAAATACGCGGCGGACCTGGCGCGTTCGGCGTACGCCGGGCAGTTATCCGCAATGCAAAATCGCTATGGCAAGGACCTCGATAATTATTCCCACGGCGAGGCATTCCTGACATTATTCCAGGCGCGGTTTGTGCCCGGCGGCTTGTATCTGATGGACGAGCCCGAAGCGGCATTGTCCCCAACACGGCAGTTGAGCTTTCTCTCCGCGTTGAAACAGATGATCGCGGAGGATTCGCAGTTCATCATTGCCACGCACTCGCCGATCCTCCTCGCATTTCCCAATGCGCAGGTCCTTCTCTTTCAGGATGGCGCGATCCGTGAAGTGAAATATAATGAACTCGAACATGTCAATCTGACACGGGATTTTCTTGCCAATCCCGAATCATTTTTAATGCATTTATAA
- the tsaD gene encoding tRNA (adenosine(37)-N6)-threonylcarbamoyltransferase complex transferase subunit TsaD encodes MPELKPARILAIETSCDETACAVLENGRALLSSVVASQMEIHARYGGVFPEVASRQHVLSIIPVVEEALAQAHLTLHDIDAVAVTQGPGLAGSLVVGMNMAKGIALGAEKPLIGVNHLEGHLYSAWVYDGPAQRGNAGDPVPPQPQFPLMALLVSGGHTELNLMTDHLTYQRLGSTLDDAAGEAFDKVARLLELPYPGGPSIQKSAEEGDPNRFNFPRAWLDGTHDFSFSGIKTSVLYEVRELKKKYNALPIPDLAASFQQAVIDVLFKKTMNAAREFGAREILVAGGVSANRPLRQVFRSQTEFPVHIPPLSLCTDNAAMIAAAGYYRYALGHVSELDIDVLPTWPLS; translated from the coding sequence ATGCCCGAACTTAAGCCCGCCCGAATCCTGGCCATCGAGACCTCCTGCGACGAGACCGCGTGTGCCGTCCTTGAAAACGGACGCGCATTGCTTTCATCTGTGGTTGCCTCGCAAATGGAGATCCATGCACGGTATGGCGGTGTCTTCCCGGAGGTCGCGTCGCGCCAGCATGTCCTCAGTATTATTCCGGTTGTGGAAGAGGCGCTCGCACAGGCACACCTCACACTCCACGATATTGACGCCGTCGCCGTTACCCAGGGACCTGGACTTGCGGGTTCGCTCGTAGTTGGCATGAACATGGCAAAAGGCATTGCCCTTGGCGCGGAAAAACCGCTGATCGGCGTCAATCATTTGGAGGGGCATCTCTATTCAGCCTGGGTATACGATGGTCCCGCACAGCGGGGCAACGCGGGCGACCCCGTCCCGCCGCAACCTCAATTCCCGCTGATGGCTTTGCTTGTTTCCGGCGGACACACTGAACTAAACCTCATGACCGATCATTTGACGTATCAACGACTCGGCTCCACCCTCGACGATGCGGCCGGTGAGGCGTTCGACAAAGTTGCCCGCCTGCTTGAGCTTCCCTACCCCGGCGGACCCTCCATCCAGAAATCAGCGGAGGAGGGCGACCCGAACCGCTTCAACTTCCCGCGCGCCTGGCTGGACGGAACCCATGACTTTTCATTCAGCGGGATAAAGACATCCGTACTTTATGAAGTGCGGGAATTAAAAAAGAAGTACAATGCCCTGCCAATCCCCGACCTTGCCGCATCCTTCCAGCAGGCTGTGATCGATGTGCTGTTCAAGAAAACGATGAACGCGGCGCGTGAATTCGGTGCCAGGGAAATTCTTGTGGCGGGCGGCGTCTCGGCGAACCGCCCATTGCGGCAGGTGTTCAGGTCACAGACTGAGTTCCCTGTGCATATTCCTCCGCTTTCGTTATGCACCGACAACGCCGCCATGATCGCGGCGGCTGGATATTATCGTTATGCACTGGGACATGTCTCTGAATTGGATATTGACGTGCTTCCGACCTGGCCCCTCTCGTAA
- a CDS encoding L-threonylcarbamoyladenylate synthase yields MKTETIPASEIETALTILQTGSIVAFPTDTVYGLGTLAFDNAAIESIYTAKDRPVEKAIPILIGDLSDLDKITDTIPDMALRFAARFWPGPLTCIVPKKRTLPPAVSATSTVAVRIPDHHDALALLRAAGPMAVTSANISGKQSPTTAQEVHEQLHGRISLILDGGKTPGGIPSTLVDCTGGQPIILREGPISMDELLAAIR; encoded by the coding sequence ATGAAAACTGAAACCATCCCTGCCTCAGAAATCGAAACCGCATTGACCATCCTGCAAACCGGCAGCATCGTCGCCTTCCCCACCGACACCGTGTACGGTCTTGGCACACTCGCCTTTGATAACGCGGCCATCGAAAGCATTTACACAGCGAAGGACCGCCCGGTCGAAAAAGCAATTCCCATTTTGATCGGGGATTTGAGCGATCTCGACAAAATTACGGATACCATCCCCGACATGGCTCTCCGTTTTGCCGCCCGCTTCTGGCCTGGACCTCTCACCTGCATCGTCCCCAAAAAGCGGACTCTCCCCCCTGCGGTTTCCGCCACTTCCACCGTCGCAGTCCGCATCCCGGATCATCACGACGCGCTTGCTTTGCTCCGCGCCGCAGGACCCATGGCAGTCACCTCCGCGAACATCTCCGGCAAGCAAAGCCCCACCACGGCACAGGAAGTGCATGAGCAGCTCCACGGGCGCATCTCTTTGATATTGGATGGCGGCAAAACGCCCGGCGGAATTCCCTCCACGCTGGTGGATTGCACGGGCGGACAACCCATCATCCTGCGTGAGGGTCCAATCTCAATGGATGAATTGCTGGCTGCCATCCGTTAA
- the prmC gene encoding peptide chain release factor N(5)-glutamine methyltransferase → MAMTIDELVGTYASQNASEFQQLDAQLILAHILNKPRTWVVTHGDASLTPPQIESAQKAFARLTACEPLPYILGHWEFYGLDLDITPGVLIPRPETEILVEKAVRWLGNSPERRTVADVGTGSGAIAIAVAMHIPGVRILATDISHAALKVAKRNAEKFHVHHRIDFLQCDLLPQHIDPLPTDSHFDLICANLPYIPTQTLHDLPIFGREPTLALDGGVDGLDVYRRLFKLAPDWLAPNGMMLFEIESSQGTQALSLAYDSFEDMSIQLHQDLAGHNRLLEIQLHEN, encoded by the coding sequence ATGGCGATGACCATCGACGAACTCGTTGGAACGTATGCATCGCAAAACGCAAGTGAATTTCAACAACTCGATGCACAGCTGATCCTTGCCCATATCCTGAACAAACCCCGCACATGGGTTGTAACTCATGGCGACGCATCTCTGACTCCGCCGCAAATTGAATCTGCTCAAAAAGCATTCGCCCGTTTAACAGCGTGTGAACCGCTCCCCTACATCCTTGGTCACTGGGAATTCTACGGACTCGATCTCGATATCACGCCGGGTGTACTCATCCCACGCCCCGAAACTGAGATTCTGGTGGAAAAAGCCGTCAGATGGCTGGGCAACTCCCCCGAAAGAAGAACCGTGGCGGATGTTGGCACAGGTTCCGGGGCGATCGCCATCGCCGTCGCCATGCACATCCCGGGTGTGCGCATCCTTGCTACGGATATTTCCCACGCGGCGCTGAAGGTCGCCAAGCGCAACGCGGAAAAATTCCATGTCCATCACAGGATTGATTTTCTGCAATGTGACCTGCTCCCTCAGCATATCGATCCGCTCCCCACCGACAGTCACTTCGACCTGATCTGCGCCAACCTGCCCTACATCCCAACTCAAACACTGCACGATCTTCCAATCTTCGGGCGCGAACCAACCCTTGCCCTCGACGGCGGAGTTGATGGACTTGACGTGTATCGCCGCCTGTTCAAACTCGCCCCCGACTGGCTCGCGCCGAACGGCATGATGCTTTTTGAGATCGAGTCATCACAAGGCACGCAAGCTCTCAGCCTCGCCTATGACTCATTCGAAGACATGAGCATCCAATTGCACCAGGACCTCGCCGGTCACAACCGCCTGCTTGAAATACAATTGCATGAAAACTGA
- a CDS encoding carbohydrate ABC transporter permease: MRKIPLLRQIVTQGIFILIASFILIPIWGAVRLAFDGSLRGRPTEFSFLPKEFSFAPFLKVLDRPYQSVEFEVLLRNSLIVSLAAAALALILGASLAYAFARFRFPGQEPGQFTLLLAAILPPIAFATPLYIILSLLGIRATLVGLIIVYAAFAMPFGIWNLRAAFQAVPKEVEEAAYLDGAGHFQTFYLISLPISLPAISVTVLIAFLMGYTEFAIGWLFVDKADNVTLSMAIYALVNGQFSGAQPWSDLGALSIIMSIPVIIIFIIFQRTLMERMLFEET, encoded by the coding sequence ATGCGTAAAATCCCATTGCTCAGGCAGATCGTCACCCAGGGGATATTTATCCTTATCGCATCCTTCATCCTGATTCCGATCTGGGGAGCTGTACGCCTCGCATTTGACGGGTCACTGCGCGGCAGACCGACGGAATTCAGTTTTCTGCCAAAGGAATTCTCATTCGCCCCCTTCCTCAAAGTGCTGGATCGGCCCTATCAATCCGTTGAATTCGAGGTCCTGCTTAGGAACAGCCTGATCGTCTCGCTTGCAGCGGCGGCACTCGCCCTTATTTTGGGGGCAAGCCTCGCCTACGCTTTTGCGCGTTTCCGATTCCCCGGCCAGGAACCTGGTCAATTCACTCTGCTGCTGGCCGCCATCCTTCCGCCCATCGCTTTTGCAACGCCTCTTTACATCATCCTAAGCCTGCTTGGGATCCGCGCAACATTGGTCGGCCTGATCATCGTCTACGCCGCCTTCGCCATGCCCTTCGGCATTTGGAACCTGCGCGCCGCATTTCAAGCCGTCCCCAAGGAGGTGGAGGAAGCTGCCTATCTCGACGGTGCGGGTCACTTTCAAACCTTCTATCTCATCAGCCTGCCAATTTCCCTGCCAGCCATATCTGTCACCGTGCTGATCGCATTCCTGATGGGCTACACCGAATTCGCGATCGGCTGGCTCTTCGTGGATAAAGCCGACAACGTGACACTCTCCATGGCAATCTATGCGCTGGTCAACGGACAATTCTCCGGCGCGCAGCCTTGGAGCGACCTCGGGGCGCTTTCCATCATCATGTCCATCCCGGTCATCATCATCTTCATCATCTTCCAGCGCACGCTCATGGAGCGCATGCTCTTCGAAGAAACCTAA